TTGCTTTCTTTCAAGTCGACGCCATAGAGACCATCGCCAATAAGACCCGCAGCCTTTAGGGCCACCGACACCACCTTCTTAGGGGTCTCGCGGATGGAAAGAGCCTGATCGCCTCCCGAGACGACCTTCTCTCCCTTTTCACTCTTTTCCCTCTTGTAGATTTGCCAATGGTTTTTACTCATCATGTAGCGGCAGGAATATAGGGCTCGCTTATTCAGAATCCCAATTCTCCAGTCGAATTCTGTGTACATATACTCCTGAACGAGAATCAAAACGGACTTCTCAAACAACTCCTCTGACCTCACCCTAAATTCGGCTTCGTCGTTGACCTTGTAGATACCCATGGAGAAGGAACCATCTGGAATTTTCAACACCATGGGAAAATCCAAAACCTTGTCCTTAAGAAATCCAGATACCTTTTCCTCATCAAGAATAAAGGTGCGCGGGGTCTTGATCTTATTGGCCGCCAACAGCTCATGAAGGTAAACCTTGTTACCGCATCTGACGATGGAAGTGGGGGCATCGATGACAACTAGACCCTCACTTTCGGCTGCGCGAGCAAAGGTATAAGTATGATGGTTGATGGCCGTTGTCTCGCGAATAAATAGACCATCGTATTCACCAATGCGGGACAGGTCCCGCTTGTCGATCACTTCCGCATTGATGTTGTAATCCTTGGCCGCGCGAATGAGTTTTTTGATCGCCCCCTTATTTGAAGGCGGCATTTTTTCCTCTGCATTACATAAAATCGCCAAGTCATACCGATATTGCTTCTTGCGTCGGGGTTTTCTCCATACTTTGGCATCGAATTTCTCAAGGGAGGAGGCAAACTCGTCCTCGGCCTTTTCCCCTAGCATGTGGATTGACCCTGGCCGGATGCTGGAGACATGCCACTCATTGTTCCCTTTGGCAAATCTCACGTTGAGGATGGGAAAAGGGAAGGATTCGAACAACCGCCAACCTAAATCCGAGAACTCAGTCAGGGTCGTTTGGCCAAAGAATATATCCAAAGTGAACTCTTTAACTTCAGAGGACTTCTGCTTGGTAAAGACCTTGTTTAGAGCAGGTTCAAGATCCTCTGCCTGCAATCCATAGATGGCTTTTTTTCTAAGGTCGTTAATGGCCTTCACGCTGGGGATAACCTTATGTCCCCGGGCCTCAGCCATGAGGGCCGTATAGTAGCCACGAGAGAGGTAGCGATAGGATCGACAAAGATTTATCACCATTGCGGGATTACCTTTGTCTGAGCCCAGAGCTACATATTGCTCAAAGGTCAAAAGGTTTTGGCTTGGATAATAGGGCTCCCAATCCTTAAGTCGATCTACAACCACGTAAACAATTGCCATCAAACAGACCCACACGGTAGAAAGTAGAAATGAAACTCAATTTTCGGCAAGCCAGGCTGGGGGATCTCACTTCTCTTATAGAGATCGAATCTCTTTGCTTTAAGTCCGACCGGCTTTCACGGGCCAGTTTTCGCCATTTCATTAAGTCTGACAAGTCGGATCTTTTTGTTGCGCTTTCCCATGATCATTCCATCGTCGGCTACTTTTTGATCTTTTACCGCCGTGGCACCACCCTTGCCCGTCTCTACTCCATTGCCGTTCACCCAAGGTACCGTGGCAAGGGCCTTGGCGGTTTGATTTTGGAGGAGGCTGAAAACGCAGCTCGGGAAAGGAAAAAGAGCTGGTTTCGCCTGGAGGTTCGACCAGACAACAAAAGGGCAATTAAACTCTATAAGACCAGAGGGTATCGAAAATTTCGCGTAACTCCCGCCTTTTACGAAGACCGAACGGAAGCCCATTGCTATGAAAAACGCCTCCTCCCCCTTCAACTGGGCACGACCACCAAGGTTCCCTATTATCACCAAAACACAGAGTTTACCTGCGGGCCGGCCTCCCTTTTAATGGCCATGTCCGCCCTGTCAAAAAAGATCAAACCCTGCCTAGAGGAAGAAATGGCGATTTGGCGGGAAGCAACAACCGTCTTTATGACCTCGGGTCATGGAGGATGTGGCCCCCGTGGGCTTGCCCTTGCCGCCCACCGGCGAGGTTTCAAATCTGAAGTTTGGGTTTCCCACGCGAATCCATTGTTTTTGGATGGCGTACGCAGTGAAAAGAAGAAAAAGGTGATCGAAGCTGTCTACCAGGTTTTTGAAAAGCAAATTTCCAAAAGCCGGATTCCAATTCGTTGCCAGCGCTTATCAATATCTGACTTGGAAAAGGCACTGCGAAATAATCGAATTCCCCTAGTCCTTATCAGCTCTTACAAACTGGTTCGCTCAAAGTCTCCCCACTGGGTCGTTCTTGCGGGATTTGATGAAGATCACTTTTATGTTCACGATCCAGAGCTGGAGCTTGAAATCGAGCCTCACCCGCATCCGGAGACAAGTCCCGCATGGCTCAATGTTGCCTTTATGCCGGTAAAAAAGTCTGAGTTCATTAAGATGGCCAGGTATGGAAAATCCAAAATTGAATCCGCAGTCTTTGTCTCCAAAAAAGGCCGCTGACCACTAAGGAAAAGCCACCTTGACCTTACGAGTCGCCATAAAAGCCACCTGTTGAGGTAGGTAGGCGGCCTCATTGATAAAGACCGGGTAAATCTCTTCTTCTTGCCAACAGATAACCTCCCCGTCTGATTGAATAAAAACTGGCATCCCATTCCTCAAGACGGAATAGTCTCCGCCTACCAGATCTGGATGTATCACACAGGGAGGGTGTTCATGCGGCACTTGGGGAAACCTAATGATCCTCTTCTCTTGGTACAAGTCGAGTTCAGCTGGTGGCTGCCGCTCCTTATCAGACTCCATGTCGGCTAGAGCCTGCAATACACGATGTACGGCCATCTCAGTCAGCTCAATCCTGCGACTATCATAGACGTTTTGGGCCACCGGCCCTACTTCAATGATGATTCCATGAGGAGCTATGGACTCCACAAATACACAGTCCCCGTC
This is a stretch of genomic DNA from Pseudobdellovibrionaceae bacterium. It encodes these proteins:
- a CDS encoding GNAT family N-acetyltransferase/peptidase C39 family protein; translated protein: MKLNFRQARLGDLTSLIEIESLCFKSDRLSRASFRHFIKSDKSDLFVALSHDHSIVGYFLIFYRRGTTLARLYSIAVHPRYRGKGLGGLILEEAENAARERKKSWFRLEVRPDNKRAIKLYKTRGYRKFRVTPAFYEDRTEAHCYEKRLLPLQLGTTTKVPYYHQNTEFTCGPASLLMAMSALSKKIKPCLEEEMAIWREATTVFMTSGHGGCGPRGLALAAHRRGFKSEVWVSHANPLFLDGVRSEKKKKVIEAVYQVFEKQISKSRIPIRCQRLSISDLEKALRNNRIPLVLISSYKLVRSKSPHWVVLAGFDEDHFYVHDPELELEIEPHPHPETSPAWLNVAFMPVKKSEFIKMARYGKSKIESAVFVSKKGR
- a CDS encoding RimK family protein, encoding MAIVYVVVDRLKDWEPYYPSQNLLTFEQYVALGSDKGNPAMVINLCRSYRYLSRGYYTALMAEARGHKVIPSVKAINDLRKKAIYGLQAEDLEPALNKVFTKQKSSEVKEFTLDIFFGQTTLTEFSDLGWRLFESFPFPILNVRFAKGNNEWHVSSIRPGSIHMLGEKAEDEFASSLEKFDAKVWRKPRRKKQYRYDLAILCNAEEKMPPSNKGAIKKLIRAAKDYNINAEVIDKRDLSRIGEYDGLFIRETTAINHHTYTFARAAESEGLVVIDAPTSIVRCGNKVYLHELLAANKIKTPRTFILDEEKVSGFLKDKVLDFPMVLKIPDGSFSMGIYKVNDEAEFRVRSEELFEKSVLILVQEYMYTEFDWRIGILNKRALYSCRYMMSKNHWQIYKREKSEKGEKVVSGGDQALSIRETPKKVVSVALKAAGLIGDGLYGVDLKESNGEVYVIEVNDNPNIDAGVEDRYLGDDLYAKIMEEFYRRFEGR
- a CDS encoding aspartoacylase; translation: MKVVLVGGTHGNEKTGVYLIKKWLATQGKGLPADHEYLFLLANPRATEENRRFIDSDLNRSFGHRTQAQAHDYEFSRARELTEQVQNWSDSEPYFLIDLHTTTSNMGVTFVLSRMDGLSARVVQSASLNTENSRILMNADLDGDCVFVESIAPHGIIIEVGPVAQNVYDSRRIELTEMAVHRVLQALADMESDKERQPPAELDLYQEKRIIRFPQVPHEHPPCVIHPDLVGGDYSVLRNGMPVFIQSDGEVICWQEEEIYPVFINEAAYLPQQVAFMATRKVKVAFP